Proteins encoded within one genomic window of archaeon BMS3Bbin15:
- the hoxN_1 gene encoding high-affinity nickel transport protein, producing the protein MIGLLNLIIFYKLWKVFKNYRDNGVIDDEHIENLLNKRGLISRTLRFFYKHIDRSWKMYPVGFLFGLGFDTATEVAVLGISAAMAQSGHLPLWVIMIFPLLFTAGMSLMDTSDGVVMLKAYDWAMVDPIRKVFFNMTITGASVVVALLVGTIEWIEVLSSQLNLSGGFFKFLDTLDFAVLGLIVVSFMLVIWLFAYLYYSKVLKGRPVIE; encoded by the coding sequence TTGATAGGTTTATTGAACCTGATTATCTTCTACAAATTATGGAAGGTTTTTAAGAATTATAGGGATAACGGTGTTATAGACGATGAACACATTGAAAACTTACTTAATAAACGTGGATTGATATCAAGAACATTACGTTTTTTCTATAAGCATATTGACCGTAGCTGGAAAATGTACCCGGTTGGTTTTCTTTTTGGTCTGGGTTTTGATACAGCAACAGAAGTGGCTGTATTAGGTATTTCAGCAGCAATGGCACAGAGTGGTCATTTACCTCTATGGGTTATCATGATATTTCCGCTTCTTTTTACAGCAGGCATGAGTTTAATGGATACATCAGATGGTGTTGTAATGCTAAAGGCTTATGATTGGGCTATGGTGGACCCTATACGCAAAGTTTTTTTCAATATGACAATAACAGGTGCATCTGTGGTTGTGGCACTACTTGTTGGAACTATCGAGTGGATAGAAGTGCTATCTTCCCAATTGAACCTGAGCGGCGGCTTTTTTAAATTTTTAGACACTCTGGATTTTGCTGTTTTAGGTCTTATCGTTGTAAGTTTCATGCTTGTTATATGGCTTTTTGCATATCTATATTATAGCAAAGTATTAAAGG